A single genomic interval of Vulpes vulpes isolate BD-2025 chromosome 3, VulVul3, whole genome shotgun sequence harbors:
- the VPS37D gene encoding vacuolar protein sorting-associated protein 37D encodes MYRARAARAGPEPGSPGRFGILSTGQLRDLLQDEPKLDRIVRLSRKFQGLQLEREACLASNYALAKENLALRPRLEMGRAALAIKYQELREVAESCADKLQRLEESMHRWSPHCALGWLQAELEEAEQEAEEQMEQLLLGEQSLEAFLPAFQRGRALAHLRRTQAEKLQELLRRRERSAQPAPPAAADPPKPFPAAAVLPTGASRGPPAVPRSLPPLDSRPMPPLKGSPGCPLGPAPLLSPRPSQPEPPHR; translated from the exons atGTACCGGgcccgggcggcgcgggcggggccggAGCCCGGCAGCCCGGGGCGCTTTGGGATCCTCAGCACCGGGCAGCTCCGGGACCTGCTTCAGGATGAGCCCAAGCTGGACCGGATCGTGCGGCTCAGCAGGAAG TTCCAGGGCCTGCAGCTGGAGCGCGAGGCATGCCTGGCCTCCAACTACGCCCTAGCCAAGGAGAACCTGGCACTGCGGCCCCGCCTGGAGATGGGCCGGGCCGCCCTGGCCATCAAATACCAGGAGCTTCGAGAGGTGGCCGAGAGCTGTGCGGACAAGCTGCAGCGACTGG AGGAGAGCATGCATCGCTGGAGTCCCCACTGCGCACTGGGCTGGCTGCAGGCTGAGCTGGAAGAGGCTGAGCAGGAGGCTGAG gagCAGATGGAGCAGCTGTTGCTGGGTGAGCAGAGCCTGGAggccttcctgcctgccttccagcGCGGCCGCGCCCTGGCCCACCTGAGGCGGACCCAGGCGGAGAAGCTGCAGGAGCTGCTGAGGCGCCGGGAGCGGTCTGCCCAGCCGGCTCCCCCTGCTGCTGCAGACCCCCCCAAACCCTTCCCCGCTGCAGCTGTCCTGCCCACAGGGGCCTCCCGGGGGCCGCCAGCAGTGCCACGGAGCCTGCCTCCCTTGGACTCCCGCCCAATGCCCCCTCTGAAGGGCTCTCCCGGGTGCCCCCTTGGCCCTGCCCCTCTGCTGAGCCCTCGGCCCTCGCAACCAGAGCCCCCCCACCGGTAG